The Gemmatimonadota bacterium sequence CCCGTCAACGCGCCAGGGATTGGGGTATTCGGGATTGGAGGGATGATCCATCATCGCAATACCAGCCCAGTCGGCGCGACCTTCGATGGGAATAGAAACAGACACCCATCGTGCGCGTTGTCCTTCAGCGTCGCGATTGGTCTGTCCCTCACTGTTAATAGCCTCGCCACCGAGGTCTCTTTTGTAAGGCATTCGAAGAAAGAGACCACCGTAGGCGTATTCTCCAAAGGTAAGATCGATTGATGCGGCAAGGGACCATGTGATATCGATCTCATACGTATCACCCTGATCGTTGAAAGTCCATGCCTGTATTTCGGTGAGCATAGGCGCACCATCGGGATCTCGCCATCCGCTGGTAACAGTCCAGGTGGCAGTATTATTATGCACACCTGCATTGCTGATCGGTTCGGGGTGAAAGGTCCCATCCTGATCTTTGCGCCGCTCCTGTAATCCCTCTGTCCAGAACCCCACCCCGTTGACCTCGTTGAGACCCACATAAAGACCGTGCTGCCAGGGATGGTGCGAAGGGGTATCTTCAGTGAGAATGCCATTGCCGTCGGGCGCCACAATGGGATGAATATAGGCGCGAGTATCGGCTCTGGCGCGCTGAACGAGAATGGGATCTTTTTGTCCACCGCGGAATATTTCAACGCAATCTGGTATTGCTCTTTGTTTCAGTTCAGTCATGATTCTCCTCGGCTTAACGAACAATTCAGATATTGAAAAACGCGAACTTCTATAGTCTTTCGGGCAAAACAACACCCGCAAACCCCGCCAGTTGCGCAACCATGCGATAGGTCAGCCCCCACAACACGGGACGATTGGCACCGAGCAAATCAATAGCCGGCATATTGTGCCAACCTTCGAGATTGAGCGTCTGCCACCGCGTGGAATCGGCGAAATGTGCAAAAGGCGTCCAGAAAACATCGCGCACCTCGTCATTGGGCGCAACTTCAACGCCTTCAAAAATCGCATAAACAAAACAGGCCACCTGGATGGGCAGCGTCGCACCCGCGACATCGTCCAGACGACCGAGATACTGCGCGTTGCTCAAATCGAGACCGAGTTCCTCGCGGGTCTCGCGCTCAGCCGTGTATTTGAGATCCGGATCATCGGATTCGGCTGTGCCACCGGGAAAAGCAATATGCCCCGACCATGGGTCCTTGGGATGTGCGGCGCGCTCGATAAAAAGAAGATAGAGATCATCCCGTCGCGGATGAAAAACCGCAGCAACAGCCGCCTGCGTCTTATCCGTTTCCGAACCAGTACTGGGCTGATACGCCGAAAGGGATGTCACAATCCTTTGAAAGGCATTCATAAATTCCGCGCCCATTGTCACGTCAGTTCACTCATCCGAAACAGCGCGCGAAGTTCAATACCTTCTTTGGCGAGATTCTCTGTGCCACCGGACTCGCGGTCAATCACACATATCGCCTGTGAAACGCGCGCGCCCAGGTTGCGAAGGTCCCGAGTGGAAAGAACAACCTGCCCGCCAGAAGTAACCACATCTTCAACAACCAGCAGATTCTTGTCAGATATGTCAACACCTTCAGCCAGTTTGCAAGTGCCATAAGTTTTGCCCTCTTTTCGCACAAAACACGTAGGCAACCCGGACAACTGAGAAAGCATAGTCGCAAGGGGTACGCCACCGAGTTCGAGACCCGCGAGAACATCTGTATTATCGGGAATCAAAGGCTGGAGATGCGCGGCGAGTTCGCAGAGCAGTTCGGGGCGGGTTTCAAACTGATACTTGTCGAAATACTCTGTCGCAATCGCACCTGAGCGAAGCGTAAACTGTCCAGTCAAATGAGAAGTCTGATAAATGCGATGAGCGAGTTCAGATCGGGTCATCGTGGTCCCTCCAGTGTTTCAGAAAAAATTAAAATATTACGGCTCTATCAACTTATAGAACTCTATCGCCCCATTGACAACGCGATTGATAACCGCACTCTTGGTCGTATGTCGGTTTTCGTCATAGCCAGAGATAAACGTTGCCCCACTGTAGTCCCTTGTCGCCGCAATCTCATCGCGAATCGCCATTGGCGTCAACGCATCGGTGCGACGCATCGCTTGGACTACCAACCTCAGGGCATCATACCCCAGTGCAGCCGACCCGTCGGGCGCAACGCCAAACATCGCCGTGTACGCATCAATAAAACGATGGGCGTCTTCACTCAAATCGCCCGGTGCGACTTGAGACGAAAAAAAACCGCTAAAAAAACTTCCCTCAATAAACGCGCTACTCGTCGTAAGCAACTCTGCATTATGCCATGAATCGCCTCCGAGAAAAATCGCTGTCAGGCCAAAACTTTGTCTTGCCTGCTGAACCAGCAACGGAATATCGACAACCGAACCGGGAATAAAAACCACATCTGGCATAGATGAGGTGACAGCGATCAGTTGCGAGGCAAAATCGGTATCCCCCGACCTGTAGAATTCATGCGCTGCAACATGGCCCCCAAGCGCGCCAAAATTATCGACAAAGGTCTGCGATAAGCCCTCCGAATAAATACTTCCGCGCTCCGTGAGCACCGCAACGCGACCCGCACCCAACTCTTGAATGGCAAATTCAGCCATCACCTTGCCCTGAAAATCGTCCGTAAAAGCCGCCATAAACACAAAATCACCTGCAATAGTGACGATTGGATTGGTCGCATTGGTCGTCACCATTGGTATCCCATGGCGTTGTGCAATTTCCCCGACAATGACTGCCTGACTCGAACGATTAGGGCCAACAATTGCCAACACCTTCTCCTGAGTAATCAATTTCTCTGCCAGTGCTGCAACGTATTTGGTCTCACTTATATTTTTTTCAGCGAGTTGTTCTATGGGTACACCGCCATCGACGAGTTCTATTGGCACACCGCGCACACCCCCCTCTTCGTTGAATTGGAGAGCTGCCAGAGTCGCGCCATCCAGACTGTTTTTTCGGTATGTGCCATATATAAAGCCGATTTTGATTACATCCTCGGGTTGCGGTATTCGCATGGGTGAACCCATCACACGCATCCGCCCACCAATGGGCAAATTGAGCACCACCTCATACCCGCCATTGATCGGAATACTCGACCACAAACCGATCTCTCGCCCATCTATCGACGCACGCGCCTGATAATAACCCGTCACATCGTCTGATGTAATCTCCACACGCGCCCGCCCATTCTCATCCGTCACCCCCGACCACTGATAATCGGCCGCCTGCCCCGCAATAGAACGCGAAAATTCCACCTTCGCCCAAATCACAGGTGCGCCATCTCGAAGTACAGTTGCCACCACAACAGCAGGCGACGCACTCGTCTGAACAGCCAGCTTACTCAGCGGACGTCCAACCTGCTCTTCTCCCTCTACCATCTGCGACTGCATCACCTGCTCGCCGCCACAGCCCCACATCATTCCAATCGCAAACACACAAAAAAAACCTCGCAACACAACAACCTCCTGACACCCTATGTCTCAAGCCGTGCCCACGCAGTCACATGCGGCGGCAAGAGAAGCGGGCGTTTCGATACCCTGGTCTCTTCCCGAATCCGATCTGATAGTGTATCCACATCGACCTCTTCAGCAGTCGCAATTCCAAACTCCTCCATAAGCGGGACCAGACTGCGAAAGGCGTTGGCAATAAAATCGTACCCGGCCCACGATTCTGCACCACCCAATGGCGCCACAAAATGCAAAACAGGTGCAGATAAACCAGCATCCAAAAACGTGCGATGAAGATCCATGCCCATTTCAGTATGCGCCCCTGAATGTTGAAACACGCCAACTCCCCATTCAACCAGCTTGTTCATAAGCGGCGTATCTGAACGAGAAATCGATAAATAAGGCGTAAAATCAACCTCCTGAAAGGCGACAATACCCCCCGGGCGCAAGTGCCTTGTGAGTTGTTTCAATGCCTCTGCCGGATCGGACATATACATGAGAACAAGGCGTCCGACCACCGCATCAAAGTCTCCCCCCACATCCAGGGTTCGAGCATCCCCCGCTATGAACTGGATATTTTCAAAACCCAGTTCTCTCACCCTCGCCCGGGCTGTCTCGAGAATCGCTGCATTGACATCCACACCCACGACTTCTCCCTCTGCACCGACCAACTCGGCTGCTGCCATCGCAACATCTCCGGCACCGCTACCCACATCGAGAACCCGCATCCCGCTAACCAGACCCGCCTCCTGAAAAAAACGCAGCGTCACAGCCTCGTAAAGTTGTGACTGCTGAATCAAACGCTCAGTCTCCCCTTCACTGCGCCCCATCGTATATCTCGGATCGCTATTCGACTCGCTCATGGTACTTTCTCCTTTTGTGATATTCTCTTTGTGACATTCTTTGAATTTCCAAAAAATAACAATATCGAGCAAATAAAAAACGCCGTGACAGCCACCCAAAAATTAGTTACATTTTAGTTAAATATAAGGAGATTGTATATGTTATCTCGACTATTTTTCGTTCTTTATCTCTCTCTCAGCATCCCCATTTCGGCCTTTGCCCAACTCACCATCAAAGGCACAGTCACCGACGAGCGAGGCGAGGGCTTGCCCAATGCCAATATCATTGTTGTGGGTACAACAACTGGCACGAACACCGATACCCGGGGCAATTTCGCGCTATATTTGTCAGAGCCAGAAGCGGAAACCACCATCGAAGCGCGCTTTGTGGGCTACAAATCCGCCAGACAAACCATTCGCCAAAACAGCGGCCTTGCGGAAGTCTCTTTTCAACTCGCCGTAGATGTCTTGCAATTTGACGAAATCGTCGTCACCGGCCTTTCCGTTGCAGCCAGCAAAAAACAACTGGGAAATGCCATATCCACCCTAACCGCTCGCCAATTGGAATCGACGGGTGCCACATCCCTCGACAAAGCACTGACCGGTAAATTAGCCGGTGCGCTCATCCAACAAAATTCGGGCAATCCCGGCGGCGGTGTAACCATCCGTCTGCGCGGGACCGGTACCGTCCTGGGCGATGCCGATCCCCTCTATGTGGTGGATGGCGTCATTGTGAACAACGACTCGCCAGAACTCATTCGGCTCGGAGGTGGGTCACAAAACCGCCTCATCGATCTCAACCCAAACGACGTAGAACGCATTGAAATCGTAAAAGGCGCGGCAGCAGCAGCCCTTTACGGATCGCGTGCAAACAACGGCGTCGTGCAAATATTTACAAAACGCGGCGCACAGGGCAAACCTCGCATAAACTATACCTATGGTCTCTCAACGTCAAACATACGCAAAACACTGCCTGTAAATCGGGCAACCGTTGACAATAGGGGAAATAAAAATGCCGACGGCTCCGATGTCCAGCGCTTTGACCATCAGGACTTCATCTTTAGACGCGCCGCGGCAATGGAGCACTATGCGTCGATATCGGGAGGATCCGGGAATACCCGTTATTTTGCCTCCGGGTCCTATCTCGCCGATCAAGGCGTGGTTGAAAACACATTGTTTCGGCGGATCAGTGCCCGAACGCGCATCGACCAGAATTTATCGGACTGGTTGGCCCTGTCTGTGGGCGGAAATTTCGTATTCAGCAAAAGCAATGACATCCCCAACGGCGGGCTAAATTCAAACTACGGCGCGATGACGGGTTTTATCTTTGGCCCCAATACCTACAATCTCACGCCCGATCCCACGACCGGTACTTATCCGGACGACGGCATTCTCGCCAATCCCCTCGAAGTCATTGATCGATACGATTTCACGCAAGAAATCACGCGCTATATTGGAAGTGCCCAGCTAAATGCAACCCCGCTATCTGGATTGAGCATTGACTATACTCTGGGCATTGATACCTACGATCAAACGGCCATCGCATTTATCCCTACCGGCACCTCTGCGCCCGGCCTGGCAAACGGCTTTTCTCGAAGAGCCGTATTCGATTTTCTGCAACTCAACAATGACCTCAACATCAGATACCAGCGGGACATATTTCCCAACATGCAATCGACCACGCGAATCGGCGGAACCCTGCAATACGAAAAAGGGGAAAACTTCAGCGCAGAAGGCAGAAATCTGAGTCCCGTTGCAGAAGTCGTATCGAGCGGTGCAAACGTCGTCGCAGGCGAAACCAGGAGCAAAAGGGTCATTTATGGCGGATTTGTCCAGCAAACCTTTGGAATCGCCAATCGCCTTTTTGTCACGGCTGCTGCCCGCATTGACGCCTCTTCGGTCTATGACGCGGATAATCGCTGGCAATTTTATCCAAAAGCCAGTGCCTCCTATCTCATTTCAGATACCGGCTTCTGGCAAAATGGCGTACTTCAAAACATTCTTCCAGACTTCAAATTGCGAGCCTCCATAGGCACTTCAGGGGGGCAAACAGCCATTGGGCCGTATGACCGCCTGACCAATTACAATGCATCCTCCTATGACGGCAACCCCGGCCTGGTGCCCAGCACACAACTCGGCGGAACGATCAAACCCGAAAGACAGCGAGAAATTGAAATAGGGACGGATTTTAGTCTCCTGTCCAATCGCCTGGGCATAGAACTGACCTATTACGATCAGCGCATCGACGACTTGTTGCTATTCCGCACATTATCCCCCTCCACAGGTCACTCGCGTGCCCTGCAAAATGTCGGCACCATGGACAATACCGGGTTGGAACTCCTCGTGCGTGCCATTCCGCTTGCACGCCCCAATCTCCGCTGGGAATCGACCTTCACGTATTCGACCAACAAAAACAAAGTCGATGGCATTGAGGGCGGGCGATTGATCATCCCAAATTCGTTTTCCCAGGTCTCGGCCATCAACGGCGAACCCCTCGGAGTTTTCTTCAGCACGGCTTTTGAACGCGATGCCCAGGGCAATATCGCAAACGACGAAAACAATCTCCCGATACAAGCGGCTGATCGCAAAATTATTGGCGATCCCAACCCGGACTTTACCGCTTCATGGATCAATCAGATCGCCCTGGGGCAAAACTGGTCATTTCGCATGCAATGGGACGCCATCATAGGTGGCGATTTATTCAATTTTACCAGACGCCTGGCCGCATTGAGCGCATTCGGCGTTTTA is a genomic window containing:
- a CDS encoding ABC transporter substrate-binding protein, with amino-acid sequence MLRGFFCVFAIGMMWGCGGEQVMQSQMVEGEEQVGRPLSKLAVQTSASPAVVVATVLRDGAPVIWAKVEFSRSIAGQAADYQWSGVTDENGRARVEITSDDVTGYYQARASIDGREIGLWSSIPINGGYEVVLNLPIGGRMRVMGSPMRIPQPEDVIKIGFIYGTYRKNSLDGATLAALQFNEEGGVRGVPIELVDGGVPIEQLAEKNISETKYVAALAEKLITQEKVLAIVGPNRSSQAVIVGEIAQRHGIPMVTTNATNPIVTIAGDFVFMAAFTDDFQGKVMAEFAIQELGAGRVAVLTERGSIYSEGLSQTFVDNFGALGGHVAAHEFYRSGDTDFASQLIAVTSSMPDVVFIPGSVVDIPLLVQQARQSFGLTAIFLGGDSWHNAELLTTSSAFIEGSFFSGFFSSQVAPGDLSEDAHRFIDAYTAMFGVAPDGSAALGYDALRLVVQAMRRTDALTPMAIRDEIAATRDYSGATFISGYDENRHTTKSAVINRVVNGAIEFYKLIEP
- the pyrE gene encoding orotate phosphoribosyltransferase: MTRSELAHRIYQTSHLTGQFTLRSGAIATEYFDKYQFETRPELLCELAAHLQPLIPDNTDVLAGLELGGVPLATMLSQLSGLPTCFVRKEGKTYGTCKLAEGVDISDKNLLVVEDVVTSGGQVVLSTRDLRNLGARVSQAICVIDRESGGTENLAKEGIELRALFRMSELT
- a CDS encoding PmoA family protein, giving the protein MTELKQRAIPDCVEIFRGGQKDPILVQRARADTRAYIHPIVAPDGNGILTEDTPSHHPWQHGLYVGLNEVNGVGFWTEGLQERRKDQDGTFHPEPISNAGVHNNTATWTVTSGWRDPDGAPMLTEIQAWTFNDQGDTYEIDITWSLAASIDLTFGEYAYGGLFLRMPYKRDLGGEAINSEGQTNRDAEGQRARWVSVSIPIEGRADWAGIAMMDHPSNPEYPNPWRVDGQLGIVPSRCIAGPWTLAQGETTASEYRLFVFCGRTDISRVEENWADFSA
- a CDS encoding CoA pyrophosphatase, whose amino-acid sequence is MNAFQRIVTSLSAYQPSTGSETDKTQAAVAAVFHPRRDDLYLLFIERAAHPKDPWSGHIAFPGGTAESDDPDLKYTAERETREELGLDLSNAQYLGRLDDVAGATLPIQVACFVYAIFEGVEVAPNDEVRDVFWTPFAHFADSTRWQTLNLEGWHNMPAIDLLGANRPVLWGLTYRMVAQLAGFAGVVLPERL
- a CDS encoding SusC/RagA family TonB-linked outer membrane protein, producing the protein MLSRLFFVLYLSLSIPISAFAQLTIKGTVTDERGEGLPNANIIVVGTTTGTNTDTRGNFALYLSEPEAETTIEARFVGYKSARQTIRQNSGLAEVSFQLAVDVLQFDEIVVTGLSVAASKKQLGNAISTLTARQLESTGATSLDKALTGKLAGALIQQNSGNPGGGVTIRLRGTGTVLGDADPLYVVDGVIVNNDSPELIRLGGGSQNRLIDLNPNDVERIEIVKGAAAAALYGSRANNGVVQIFTKRGAQGKPRINYTYGLSTSNIRKTLPVNRATVDNRGNKNADGSDVQRFDHQDFIFRRAAAMEHYASISGGSGNTRYFASGSYLADQGVVENTLFRRISARTRIDQNLSDWLALSVGGNFVFSKSNDIPNGGLNSNYGAMTGFIFGPNTYNLTPDPTTGTYPDDGILANPLEVIDRYDFTQEITRYIGSAQLNATPLSGLSIDYTLGIDTYDQTAIAFIPTGTSAPGLANGFSRRAVFDFLQLNNDLNIRYQRDIFPNMQSTTRIGGTLQYEKGENFSAEGRNLSPVAEVVSSGANVVAGETRSKRVIYGGFVQQTFGIANRLFVTAAARIDASSVYDADNRWQFYPKASASYLISDTGFWQNGVLQNILPDFKLRASIGTSGGQTAIGPYDRLTNYNASSYDGNPGLVPSTQLGGTIKPERQREIEIGTDFSLLSNRLGIELTYYDQRIDDLLLFRTLSPSTGHSRALQNVGTMDNTGLELLVRAIPLARPNLRWESTFTYSTNKNKVDGIEGGRLIIPNSFSQVSAINGEPLGVFFSTAFERDAQGNIANDENNLPIQAADRKIIGDPNPDFTASWINQIALGQNWSFRMQWDAIIGGDLFNFTRRLAALSAFGVLTDYERELNGELPSGYNARVFRIFEQWIEDGSFVKLRELSASYRWQPQFLGLSSIQLSLVGRNLLSIDDYSGYDPETNIAGQRTAVRGFDFVEVPIPRSIAFRISLNY
- a CDS encoding class I SAM-dependent methyltransferase, with translation MSESNSDPRYTMGRSEGETERLIQQSQLYEAVTLRFFQEAGLVSGMRVLDVGSGAGDVAMAAAELVGAEGEVVGVDVNAAILETARARVRELGFENIQFIAGDARTLDVGGDFDAVVGRLVLMYMSDPAEALKQLTRHLRPGGIVAFQEVDFTPYLSISRSDTPLMNKLVEWGVGVFQHSGAHTEMGMDLHRTFLDAGLSAPVLHFVAPLGGAESWAGYDFIANAFRSLVPLMEEFGIATAEEVDVDTLSDRIREETRVSKRPLLLPPHVTAWARLET